CGGCCGGGATGTTGCGCTTGTACTCGGCCTGCTGCGCCTCGGGGAGGGCGGCCGTCATGTCGGTCTCGATGAAGCCGGGCGCGACCACGTTTGCCGTGATGCCGCGGGCGCCGAGCTCGCGCGTGATCGAGCGGGCCATGCCGACGAGGCCGGCCTTGCTGGCGGCGTAGTTGACCTGGCCTGCGGAACCGTACAGACCCACGACGCTCGAGATGAGCACGATGCGGCCCCAGCGCGCCTTCAGCATGCCCTTGGAGGCGCGCTTGACGACGCGGAACGCGCCGCCGAGGTTGGTCTCCACGACCGAGTCGAACTCCTCGTCACTCATGCGCATGAGCAGGGTGTCCTTCGTGATGCCCGCGTTCGCCACGACGACCTCGACCGGGCCGAGCTCGGCCTCCACCTGGGTGAAGGCCGCATCCACGGAGGCCGCGTCGGTGACGTCGGCGCGCACCGTGAGCGCGCCGGCCGGGCCCTCGCCCGAACGCGCCGTCACCGCCACCCGGTGCCCCTGAGCGAGGAACTCCTCGGCGATCGCGTAGCCGATCCCCCGGTTCCCTCCGGTGACGAGCACAGTGCGTGGCGTGGTCATGCAGACGATCCCTTCAATCGATTCGGTCCGTGGCGGACCGGTACCAGTTTATGGACGTACTCTGGAGTCAACGCACATGAAGCAGCCACGCCCGTCCATCACCAATCTCCCGCTCTCGCCGGACGAAGAGCGCAAGCGGCGGATGATCAAGTACTCCGTCGCCATGGGGGTCCGCATCGTCTGCCTCTTCGTCGCGATCTTCCTCGGCTGGCCGTGGGGTGCGATCCCGCTGATCGGCGCGGTGTTCCTGCCGTACATCGCGGTGGTGATCGCCAACGTCGGCGCGGAGCCGCATGAAGCGGAAGCACAGCGTCCGGGCAATATCCTGCCGATGGCGCCTCCGCCAGGAGGCCGCCAGGAGGACACCGGCGAGGAGCCCGCGGATTCGGGCACACAGGAGGAGGACACGTGATCGGACTGGGCGAGCCAGAGCCGCTCACCTGCTCCCGCGCCGGCTGCCGTGAGACCGCATCCTGGCGGATCGAGTGGCGCAACCCGCGCATCCACACCGCCGACCGGGTGAAGGTGTGGCTGGCGTGCGGCGAGCACGTGGACTACCTGCGCGAGTTCCTCGCGGCGCGGGAGTTCCCGGTCGCCGTCGTGCCCGTCGAGAGGACCAGCGCGTGACCGCCGAGCCGTCGACGCCGGAGCAGAAGTCGGTCGGGTGGGGCTTCGCGTTCTCCCGCCGCTGGTTCGGCTACCTGGCGTTCGCCATCGTCTTCGCCATCGCCTGCGGCTTCCTCTCCAATTGGCAGCTCGCGCGCAGCAAGGAGGCCGCGGCCGCCAACGCGCTCATCTCCGCCAACTTCTACTCGCACCCCGTGCCGCTCGACCAGGAGCTGCCGTCGCTCACCGCCTACTCCCCCGCACAGGAGTGGACGCTCGTCACCGTGACGGGCACCTACGAGAAGGACAAGGAGATCCTGGCGCGCAACCGGCCGTTCAACGGCAGCCCGGGGTTCGAGGTGCTCACCCCGCTGCGCACCGCGGACGGCTCGTTGTTCATCGTGGACCGCGGCTGGGTGCCCACCGGCAACAACTCCAATGCCCCCGACCACGTCCCCGCAGCGCCCTCCGGCACCGTGACCGTCATCGCGCGGCTGAAGGCCAGCGAGCCGGCCATCCAGGGCCGCACCAGCGTCGGGATGCAGGTCGGCACCATCCAGCTCTCGGTCGTCAAGCAGAAGCTCGACGGCGCCGACGTCTACACCGGCGCGTACGGGCTGCTCGCGTCGCAGAAGCCGAGCCCCGCGAGCGCGCCGACGCCGACGGTCACCGACCCGCCGACGCAGGACGAGGGGCTGCACTGGTCGTATATGATCCAGTGGATCATCTTCGCCCTGATCGGCTTCTTCGGCCTGGGCTACGCACTCCGCACCGAGTACCGCAAGCGCAACGAGCACGACCCCGCCGAGCAGGCCCGCGCCGCCGAGCGCGCCCGCCGCCGGGCCCTCAAGCGCACCGACTCCGACGTGGAGGACGAACTGCTCGACGCCCGCTGACTTCGGCTACGCCAGCGAGATCAAATCGAGGTAGTCGCGGTTCCAATGGTCCTCGACGCCGTCCGGGAGGATGAGCACCCGCTCGGGGTTCAGCGCCTCCACGGCGCCCTCGTCATGGCTGACCAGGACGACGGCGCCCTCGTAGTGCGCGAGCGCGTCGAGGATCTCCTCGCGGCTGGCCGGGTCGAGGTTGTTGGTCGGCTCGTCCAGCAGCAGCACGTTCGCGCCGGAGACCACGATCATCGCCAGCGCGAGCCGGGTCTTCTCACCGCCGGAGAGCACACCGGCCGGCTTGTGCGCGTCGTCG
This genomic stretch from Leifsonia sp. EB41 harbors:
- the fabG gene encoding 3-oxoacyl-ACP reductase FabG, which gives rise to MTTPRTVLVTGGNRGIGYAIAEEFLAQGHRVAVTARSGEGPAGALTVRADVTDAASVDAAFTQVEAELGPVEVVVANAGITKDTLLMRMSDEEFDSVVETNLGGAFRVVKRASKGMLKARWGRIVLISSVVGLYGSAGQVNYAASKAGLVGMARSITRELGARGITANVVAPGFIETDMTAALPEAQQAEYKRNIPAGRFASPNEVARVVAWIAGDDAGYVSGAVIPVDGGLGMGH
- a CDS encoding DUF3099 domain-containing protein → MKQPRPSITNLPLSPDEERKRRMIKYSVAMGVRIVCLFVAIFLGWPWGAIPLIGAVFLPYIAVVIANVGAEPHEAEAQRPGNILPMAPPPGGRQEDTGEEPADSGTQEEDT
- a CDS encoding SURF1 family protein, which gives rise to MTAEPSTPEQKSVGWGFAFSRRWFGYLAFAIVFAIACGFLSNWQLARSKEAAAANALISANFYSHPVPLDQELPSLTAYSPAQEWTLVTVTGTYEKDKEILARNRPFNGSPGFEVLTPLRTADGSLFIVDRGWVPTGNNSNAPDHVPAAPSGTVTVIARLKASEPAIQGRTSVGMQVGTIQLSVVKQKLDGADVYTGAYGLLASQKPSPASAPTPTVTDPPTQDEGLHWSYMIQWIIFALIGFFGLGYALRTEYRKRNEHDPAEQARAAERARRRALKRTDSDVEDELLDAR